In Chaetodon trifascialis isolate fChaTrf1 chromosome 4, fChaTrf1.hap1, whole genome shotgun sequence, one DNA window encodes the following:
- the uck2a gene encoding uridine-cytidine kinase 2-A: protein MTGDSETKPGDQAEHESSSREPFLIGVAGGTASGKSSVCSKIMELLGQNEIDHHQRQVAILSQDCFYRVLTPEQKAKALKGQFNFDHPDAFDNDLIIATLWDIKEGKTVHIPVYDFVSHSRKEETVTVYPADVVLFEGILMFYSQEIRDLFQMKLFVDTDADTRLSRRVLRDISERGRDLESVLAQYITFVKPAFEEFCLPTKKYADVIIPRGADNLVAINLIVQHIQDILTGGLTKRLNGWFHGCGTKKQPNMESSSRPH, encoded by the exons ATGACAGGCGACAGCGAGACAAAGCCAGGTGACCAAGCCGAGCACGAGAGCTCCAGCCGGGAGCCCTTCCTGATCGGCGTGGCCGGAGGGACGGCCAGCGGAAAG TCGTCAGTGTGCAGTAAGATCATGGAGCTGCTGGGCCAGAACGAGATCGACCACCACCAGCGGCAAGTGGCCATCCTCAGCCAGGACTGCTTCTACAGGGTCCTCACCCCGGAGCAAAAGGCCAAGGCGCTGAAGGGCCAGTTCAACTTCGACCACCCAG ATGCGTTTGACAACGACCTCATAATCGCAACTCTGTGGGACATCAAGGAGGGAAAAACGGTTCACATCCCCGTCTATGACTTTGTTTCCCACTCCAG GAAGGAAGAGACCGTGACTGTGTACCCTGCTGATGTGGTTCTGTTTGAAGGCATCCTGATGTTCTATTCTCAGGAGATCCGAGACCTTTTCCAGATGAAGCTGTTTGTGGACACCGACGCAGACACACGTCTGTCCCGGCGAG TGCTGCGGGACATAAGCGAACGTGGACGGGACTTGGAGAGCGTTCTAGCACAGTACATCACGTTTGTCAAGCCTGCGTTTGAGGAGTTTTGTCTGCCG ACGAAGAAATACGCTGACGTGATCATACCGAGAGGAGCTGACAACCTTG TGGCCATAAACCTCATAGTTCAACACATCCAGGATATTCTGACTGGAGGTCTGACCAAGCGGCTGAACGGGTGGTTTCATGGCTGCGGAACAAAGAAGCAGCCGAACATGGAGTCCAGCAGTCGGCCTCACTGA
- the cpt2 gene encoding carnitine O-palmitoyltransferase 2, mitochondrial, which translates to MANLLSMQCVASLRKSGHLIHFRSAALGIDKRNYSSKKASSGEYLHESVVPSMHYQKSLPRLPIPKLEDTIRRYLAAQRPLLDDNQFGTTEKLAKDFQAGVGKQLHEELEAQDKNNKHTSYISGPWFDMYLSARDPVVLNFNPFMSFNPDPKTEYNDQLVRATNIVCSAVRFMKTLRAGLLEPEVFHLNPAKSDTDGFKKLIRWVPSSLSWYGAYMVNAYPLDMSQYFRLFNSTRIPKRGRDELFTDDKGRHLLVMRKGNMYVFDIVDRDGNLVKPAEIQSHLKYILSDPTPAPAFPLGVLTSENRDVWAGLRDKLVAAGNAEVLRVVDSALFCLCLDDESMRDHIHISHNMLHGDGCNRWYDKSFSVILTKDGQAAINFEHSWGDGVAVLRFQNEIFKDTTEQPLVHLGSAAAVDSASAVHRLQFKLDSELENGIKKAKENFESAVSKLTIGAMEFRKGGKDQLKKSKLSPDAIAQLAFQMGFLRQYGQTTATYESCSTAAFKHGRTETIRPATMHTKQCSHAFVRQPGQHSVEQLKAMLNECSKYHGQLTKEAAMGQGFDRHLFALRYLASSKGQALHSLYTDPAYAAINHNVLSTSTLTSPAVSLGGFAPVVPDGFGVGYGVHDDWIGCNVSSYPARNVHEFLQCVHKSLEDIFTVLEGKPLS; encoded by the exons ATGGCCAACCTGCTTTCAATGCAATGCGTGGCCTCTCTGAGGAAATCTGGACACCTAATTCATTTCAGATCTGCTGCTCTGGGCATCGATAAGCGAAACTACAGCAGCAAAAAAGCTTCTTCGGGCGAGTATTTGCACGAAAGTGTTGTACCATCGATGCATTATCAGAAGAGTTTGCCCAG GCTGCCCATACCAAAACTGGAGGACACCATCCGCAGGTATTTAGCCGCCCAGAGGCCTCTCTTGGACGATAACCAGTTTGG AACGACGGAGAAGCTTGCAAAGGATTTCCAGGCTGGCGTGGGCAAACAGCTGCACGAGGAGCTGGAAGCtcaggacaaaaacaacaagcacaCAAGCTACATCTCAG gaCCGTGGTTTGACATGTACCTCTCTGCTCGTGACCCTGTGGTGCTGAACTTCAACCCCTTCATGTCCTTCAACCCCGACCCAAAGACGGAGTACAATGACCAGCTGGTGCGGGCGACCAATATCGTGTGTTCAGCGGTGCGCTTCATGAAAACACTGCGCGCTGGACTTCTGGAGCCGGAGGTTTTCCATCTCAACCCGGCAAAGAGCGACACAGACGGCTTCAAGAAGCTCATCCGCTGGGTCCCGTCCTCGCTGTCCTGGTATGGAGCTTACATGGTGAATGCTTACCCCCTGGACATGTCTCAGTACTTTCGCCTCTTTAACTCCACTCGGATTCCCAAGCGTGGCCGAGATGAGCTCTTCACTGATGACAAAGGGCGACACCTCCTAGTCATGAGGAAAGGCAACATGTATGTGTTTGACATTGTAGACAGGGACGGGAACCTGGTGAAGCCTGCAGAGATCCAGTCCcatttgaagtacattttgtcGGACCCCACGCCAGCACCTGCCTTTCCTCTCGGGGTCCTGACCAGCGAGAACAGGGATGTGTGGGCCGGGCTGAGGGACAAGCTGGTAGCTGCTGGAAATGCAGAGGTTTTGCGCGTTGTCGACAGCgcccttttctgtctctgcctggaCGACGAAAGCATGAGGGACCATATCCACATCTCCCACAACATGCTGCACGGCGACGGCTGCAACCGGTGGTACGACAAGTCCTTCAGCGTCATTCTGACCAAAGACGGACAGGCAGCCATCAATTTTGAGCACTCCTGGGGCGACGGCGTAGCTGTGCTCCGCTTCCAGAATGAGATCTTCAAAGACACCACGGAGCAGCCGCTGGTTCACCTGGGCTCTGCCGCCGCCGTGGATTCAGCCTCCGCCGTGCACAGGCTGCAGTTCAAACTGGACAGCGAGCTGGAGAACGGCATCAAAAAAGCCAAGGAGAACTTTGAGTCAGCTGTGTCAAAACTCACCATTGGTGCCATGGAGTTCAGAAAAGGCGGGAAAGACCAATTAAAGAAGAGCAAGCTGAGTCCAGATGCTATCGCACAGCTGGCGTTCCAGATGGGCTTCCTGAGGCAGTATGGGCAGACCACGGCAACTTACGAGTCCTGCAGCACCGCAGCCTTCAAGCATGGCCGCACAGAGACCATCCGGCCGGCCACCATGCACACAAAACAGTGTTCGCACGCCTTTGTCCGCCAGCCGGGCCAACACAGCGTGGAGCAGCTGAAGGCCATGCTCAACGAGTGCTCCAAGTACCACGGGCAGCTCACCAAGGAAGCAGCTATGG GCCAGGGTTTTGACCGTCACCTGTTTGCCCTGCGGTACCTGGCCAGTTCAAAGGGCCAAGCTCTGCACAGCCTGTACACAGATCCAGCGTACGCCGCCATCAACCACAACGTCCTCTCCACCAGCACCCTCACCAGTCCGGCCGTCAGCCTCGGCGGCTTTGCCCCGGTGGTGCCCGATGGGTTTGGTGTCGGCTACGGCGTCCACGACGACTGGATCGGCTGCAACGTGTCCAGCTACCCGGCTCGCAACGTCCACGAATTCCTGCAGTGTGTCCACAAGTCTTTAGAAGACATTTTCACTGTCCTGGAAGGGAAACCGCTCAGCTAA
- the scp2b gene encoding sterol carrier protein 2b, with protein MPEIQTPRIQAMNTSASGGLEGFKAHAVFGEINKKLEEEGEALVKKIGGVFAFKVKDGPNGQEATWFVDVKNGKGCVHNDTAKKADCTISISDTDLLALMTGKMNPQTAFFQGKVKVAGNMALAMKLQNLQLQPGKAKL; from the exons ATGCCTGAAATACAGACACCAAG GATTCAAGCCATGAACACCAGCGCAAGTGGCGGCCTGGAGGGGTTCAAGGCACATGCTGTGTTCGGGGAAATCAACAAGAAACTGGAGGAG GAAGGGGAGGCGTTGGTGAAGAAGATCGGGGGAGTGTTTGCCTTCAAAGTGAAGGATGGCCCAAATGGACAGGAGGCCACATGGTTTGTGGACGTGAAGAACGGCAAAGGCTGCGTTCACAATGACACGG CCAAGAAAGCAGATTGCACCATTTCCATTTCGGACACAGACTTGTTGGCCTTGATGACTGGGAAGATGAACCCGCAGACT GCGTTTTTCCAGGGCAAGGTGAAGGTCGCGGGGAACATGGCGCTGGCCATGAAGCTTcagaacctgcagctgcagccggGCAAAGCCAAGCTGTAG
- the LOC139329845 gene encoding 4-trimethylaminobutyraldehyde dehydrogenase, translating to MSQSLLDTMPGASTGTVVVTDHLNFWGGKRVKPRQEQKAEPVFEPATGRVLCQMVPCGPEEVDEAMKSAHSAYLIWSKMAGMERARVMLEAARIIRERRENIAKLEVINNGKSITEALVDIDIAWQCIEYYAGLAGTLAGQHVQLPGGAFAYTRREPLGVCAGIGAWNYPFQIAAWKSAPALACGNAMVFKPSPMTPVTAVILAEIYKEAGVPDGLFCVVQGGAETGTLICHHPTVAKVSFTGSVPTGKKVMEMSAKGVKQVTLELGGKSPLLIFKDCEMENAVKGALMANFLTQGQVCCNGTRVYVQREILPQFLEEVVKRTKAIPVGDPLLDGTRMGALITKPHLEKVLGFVNQAKTQGARVLCGGEPFVPSDPKLKGGYFMSPCVLDNCRDDMTCVKEEIFGPVMSVLPFDTEEEVIKRANSTTFGLASGVFTRDISRAHRVAANLEAGTCFINNYNISPVEVPFGGYKSSGFGRENGQVTIEYYSQLKTVVVEMGDVDSLF from the exons ATGTCCCAGTCTCTTCTTGACACCATGCCCGGAGCCTCCACGGGGACCGTGGTGGTCACGGATCATCTGAATTTCTGGGGAGGGAAGCGAGTGAAGCCCAGGCAGGAGCAGAAGGCAGAGCCCGTGTTTGAACCAGCGACAG GCCGCGTCCTGTGTCAGATGGTCCCCTGCGGGCCTGAGGAGGTGGACGAGGCCATGAAGAGCGCCCACAGCGCCTACCTGATATGGAGCAAGATGGCAGGCATGGAGAGGGCCCGGGTGATGCTGGAGGCCGCCCGCATTATCAGG gaaagacGGGAGAACATTGCAAAGCTGGAAGTCATCAACAACGGGAAGTCCATCACTGAGGCTCTGGTGGACATCGATATCGCCTGGCAGTGCATTGAGTACTACGCCGGCCTGGCTGGAACGCTCGCAG GCCAGCACGTCCAGCTTCCCGGGGGAGCGTTTGCTTACACCAGGAGGGAGCCCCTGGGTGTGTGCGCGGGCATCGGTGCGTGGAACTACCCCTTCCAGATCGCAGCCTGGAAGTCGGCCCCCGCTCTGGCCTGTG GCAATGCGATGGTGTTCAAGCCGTCTCCAATGACGCCGGTGACCGCCGTCATTCTGGCCGAGATCTACAAAGAGGCGGGGGTTCCCGACGGGCTCTTCTGTGTGGTGCAGGGTGGAGCAGAGACCGGCACCCTGATCTGCCATCACCCGACTGTCGCCAAGGTCTCTTTCACTGGCAGCGTGCCGACAGGCAAAAAG GTGATGGAGATGTCTGCAAAGGGGGTGAAGCAGGTGACTCTGGAGCTGGGAGGGAAATctcccctcctcatcttcaAAGACTGCGAGATGGAGAACGCCGTGAAGGGAGCGCTCATGGCAAACTTCCTGACACAGGGACAG GTTTGCTGCAACGGGACCAGAGTTTACGTGCAAAGAGAGATCCTGCCCCAGTTCCTGGaagaggtggtgaagaggacgAAGGCCATCCCTGTGGGCGACCCTCTGCTGGACGGCACCCGTATGGGGGCGCTAATCACCAAACCGCACCTGGAGAAAGTGCTGGGATTCGTCAACCAGGCCAAGACACAG gGAGCCAGAGTGCTTTGTGGAGGAGAGCCTTTCGTCCCCAGCGACCCCAAACTGAAAGGGGGCTACTTCATGTCACCCTGCGTCCTCG ACAACTGCAGAGACGACATGACCTGTGTGAAGGAGGAGATCTTCGGCCCGGTCATGTCGGTGCTGCCTTTCGAcacggaggaggaggtgatcAAGAGGGCCAACAGCACCACCTTTGGACTGGCCTCCGGAGTCTTCACCAG GGACATTTCTCGAGCCCATCGCGTGGCTGCTAACCTGGAGGCAGGAACCTGCTTCATCAACAACTACAACATCAGCCCAGTGGAAGTGCCGTTTGGAGGATACAAGAGCTCAG GCTTTGGCAGAGAGAACGGACAGGTGACGATCGAGTACTACTCCCAGCTGAAGACGGTGGTCGTGGAAATGGGCGACGTCGACAGCCTCTTCTAA
- the aatf gene encoding protein AATF has translation MAGSFSQELEELLNPLPKFADPEDDDDDEATKARVIEGFNEHEDDDEDEVVSSSLRKQNSSLLLETDRRYVGKAVSRKQLLMDIEGSAEEDDDDEEEEEEEEEEEEEGSIEEPEEDEEDSMGDEEADDDDENSLEEDEVEEEEEELVGSDAELDTKLASKTKGVTFPQGVDFHKLTEGMDDLGVSEEDDDSGEEAEGSDEDDGSDDTDEDGEDEGTVRTFSQEKVDEEVEKGKAVTNQLDLWDQLLEGRIKIQKALMTANQLPQPETLPEFKRRGGAELAGRLKNTHKALKALQRSLLELHDQLLLQTADTRTIAAGRTGAQDEDEEINSEEGEEGSVQPGGAPKRKLEMAEYPDFMAKRFAAFQPYQNATLQKWHDKTRLTMGKSSKGFGAFDRNILTQVEQVLMDNDRLVRRTQTRRSEYRVLGKKEASALTSEGIFTEGGEAEQQLKANTHLKDLDEDIFDDDDFYHQLLRELIERKTSAADPNDQVAMGKQWLAIQKLRSKIKKKVDTKASKGRKVRFHIHSKLVNFMAPIDHSSMSDEARSELYRGLFAQSSARVM, from the coding sequence ATGGCAGGCTCTTTTTCTCAGGAGCTCGAGGAGTTGTTGAATCCTTTGCCTAAATTTGCTGATCcggaggatgatgatgatgacgaagcCACCAAAGCCAGAGTGATAGAAGGGTTCAACGAGCACGAGGACGACGACGAAGATGAGGTCGTCTCCAGTAGCCTGCGGAAGCAGAACTCATCCCTGCTGTTGGAGACGGACAGACGGTACGTGGGGAAGGCGGTCTCCcggaaacagctgctgatggatATTGAGGGATCtgctgaggaggatgatgatgatgaggaggaggaggaggaggaggaggaggaggaggaggagggcagcaTAGAAGAgccagaggaagatgaagaggattCTATGGGGGATGAAGaggcagatgatgatgatgaaaattcTTTAGAAGaagatgaggtggaggaggaggaggaggagttggtGGGCAGTGATGCAGAGCTAGATACTAAACTGGCATCTAAGACGAAGGGCGTGACCTTTCCTCAGGGAGTGGACTTCCACAAGCTGACAGAGGGCATGGATGACCTGGGAGTGAGtgaagaagatgatgacagCGGCGAGGAGGCCGAAGGCAGCGATGAAGACGACGGCTCCGATGACACTGATGAAGACGGCGAGGACGAGGGAACCGTCCGCACGTTTTCTCAAGAGAAAGTAGACGAGGAGGTGGAGAAAGGGAAGGCCGTGACGAACCAGCTGGACCTGTGGGACCAGCTGCTGGAGGGTCGGATCAAAATCCAGAAAGCTCTGATGACCGCCAACCAGCTTCCGCAGCCGGAGACACTCCCAGAGTTCAAGAGGAGGGGTGGAGCAGAGCTCGCGGGGCGGCTGAAGAACACCCACAAGGCCCTGAAGGCTCTTCAGAGGTCCCTGCTGGAGCTGCAcgatcagctgctgctgcagaccgCCGACACCAGGACCATCGCCGCGGGGAGGACGGGAGCGCAGGACGAAGACGAGGAGATAAACAGTGAGGAGGGTGAAGAGGGGTCGGTGCAGCCGGGTGGAGCGCCCAAACGAAAACTGGAGATGGCCGAGTACCCGGACTTCATGGCCAAACGGTTTGCGGCTTTCCAGCCTTACCAGAACGCCACGCTCCAGAAGTGGCACGACAAAACCAGACTGACGATGGGCAAAAGCAGCAAAGGCTTCGGGGCGTTCGACAGGAACATACTGACGCAGGTGGAGCAGGTGCTGATGGACAACGACCGGCTGGTGCGTCGCACCCAAACCCGGCGCTCTGAGTACAGAGTCCTGGGCAAAAAAGAGGCGTCTGCTCTCACCTCCGAGGGCATCTttacagagggaggggaggcggagcagcagctgaaagcaaacacacacctgaaggATCTGGACGAGGACATATTTGACGACGACGACTTCTACCATCAGCTGCTCAGAGAGCTGATCGAGCGCAAGACGAGCGCGGCCGACCCCAATGACCAGGTGGCTATGGGCAAGCAGTGGCTGGCCATCCAGAAGCTACGCAGCAAAATCAAGAAGAAGGTCGACACCAAAGCCAGCAAAGGCCGCAAAGTCCGATTCCACATCCACAGTAAGCTGGTCAACTTCATGGCTCCCATCGATCACAGCTCCATGAGCGACGAGGCTCGCAGCGAACTGTACCGCGGCCTCTTCGCTCAGAGCTCGGCCAGAGTGATGTGA
- the med8 gene encoding mediator of RNA polymerase II transcription subunit 8 isoform X2 — MQQREEKQLEASVESLISRVAHVKNALHSFIYKLENEYERLTWPSVLDNFALLSGQLNTINKLLKNEKTPSFRNQVIIPLLLSPDRDEDLAKLTEQRVPVFSHEIVPDYLRTKPDPEVEEQEKQLSAEAARIGPEVAQKQIQTLNKLCSNLLEKLNNPRDDRDAESAAIRQNKPSFNPADTNALVGAVAFGKGLSKCRPPGPVAPGHPGQGPMMSGGPTLQQVTIGSGSGQQAGMGGPVAPQQQGQPGKMPSSIKTNIKSASGSMHPYNR; from the exons ATGCAG caaCGAGAAGAGAAGCAGTTGGAGGCGTCGGTGGAGTCTCTCATTTCTCGGGTCGCTCACGTCAAAAACGCTCTTCACAGTTTCATTTATAAGCTGGAAAACGAATACGAGCGATTAACGTG GCCGTCCGTTTTGGACAACTTCGCTCTTCTGTCTGGTCAGCTGAACACCATCAACAAACTACTCAAGAACGAGAAGACGCCATCCTTTCGCAACCAGGTCATAATACCGCTGCTTCTGTCTCCAGACCGAGACGAGGATTTAGCG AAACTCACAGAGCAGCGTGTCCCCGTCTTCAGCCACGAGATCGTGCCAGATTACCTGCGGACCAAACCCGAtccagaggtggaggagcaggagaaacaGCTGAGTGCCGAGGCAGCGCGAATCGGCCCAGAGGTGGCGCAG AAACAGATCCAGACGTTGAACAAACTGTGTTCCAACCTGCTGGAGAAGCTCAACAATCCTCGTGACGACAGAGACGCGGAGAGCGCAG caATACGACAGAACAAACCGTCCTTCAACCCCGCCGACACTAACGCGTTGGTCGGGGCTGTCGCGTTTGGAAAGGGGCTGTCCAAATGTCGGCCTCCGGGTCCGGTGGCCCCCGGACATCCGGGACAGGGGCCCATGATGAGCGGGGGTCCGACCTTACAGCAGGTCACCATCGGCAGCGGGTCCGGCCAGCAGGCAGGTATGGGAGGACCGGTGGCCCCTCAGCAGCAGGGGCAGCCAG gaAAAATGCCGAGCAGCATCAAGACGAACATCAAGTCAGCGTCGGGTTCGATGCACCCGTACAACCGATGA
- the tmco1 gene encoding calcium load-activated calcium channel, with product MSTMFADTILIVFISVCTALLAEGITWVLVYRTEKYKRLKAEVEKQSKKLEKKKETITESAGRQQKKKIERQEEKLKNNNRDLSMVRMKSMFAIGFCFTALMGMFNSIFDGRVVAKLPFVPLSYIQGLSHRNLLGEDYTDCSFIFLYILCTMSIRQNIQKMLGLAPSRAATKQAGGFLGPPPQAAKFS from the exons ATGAGCACCATGTTTGCAGACACGATTCTGATCGTGTTCATCTCGGTCTGTACGGCGCTGTTAGCCGAAG GGATTACCTGGGTTTTAGTCTATCGCACTGAAAAGTACAAGAGGTTAAAGGctgaagtggaaaaacaaagcaaaaaac ttgagaagaaaaaggaaaccaTCACAGAATCTGCAGGACgtcaacagaagaagaaaattg aaagacaagaagagaagctgaagaacaacaacagagacTTGTCCATG gtTCGCATGAAGTCCATGTTCGCGATCGGCTTCTGCTTCACAGCTCTGATGGGCATGTTCAACTCCAT CTTTGACGGACGAGTCGTGGCCAAATTGCCGTTCGTGCCGCTGTCTTACATCCAGGGACTGTCTCACCGCAACCTGCTGGGCGAGGATTACACCGACTgctccttcatcttcctctaTATCCTCTGCACCATGTCCATCAGACAG AACATTCAGAAGATGCTTGGCCTCGCTCCCTCCAGAGCCGCGACCAAGCAGGCCGGAGGCTTCCTGGGACCCCCTCCCCAAGCGGCTAAGTTTTCCTAA
- the magoh gene encoding protein mago nashi homolog: protein MSTSDFYLRYYVGHKGKFGHEFLEFEFRPDGKLRYANNSNYKNDVMIRKEAYVHKSVMEELKRIIDDSEITKEDDALWPPPDRVGRQELEIVIGDEHISFTTSKIGSLIDVNQSKDPEGLRVFYYLVQDLKCLVFSLIGLHFKIKPI, encoded by the exons ATGTCGACAAGTGACTTCTATTTGAGATATTATGTTGGGCACAAGGGGAAGTTTGGACATGAGTTCCTGGAGTTTGAATTCAGACCCGACG GTAAACTGAGGTACGCAAACAACAGCAACTACAAGAACGACGTCATGATCAGGAAGGAG GCTTACGTACACAAAagtgtgatggaggagctgaagaggatCATCGACGACAGTGAAATCACCAAGGAAGACGATGCACTGTGGCCGCCTCCTGACAGAGTTGGCAGACAG GAGCTGGAGATCGTCATCGGAGACGAGCACATTTCATTCACAACTTCCAAAATCGGCTCCTTGATCGACGTCAACCAGTCAAA GGACCCTGAAGGCCTTCGCGTGTTCTACTATCTGGTGCAAGATCTGAAATGTCTCGTCTTCAGTCTCATCGGTCTACACTTCAAGATCAAGCccatttaa
- the med8 gene encoding mediator of RNA polymerase II transcription subunit 8 isoform X1, with amino-acid sequence MQQREEKQLEASVESLISRVAHVKNALHSFIYKLENEYERLTWPSVLDNFALLSGQLNTINKLLKNEKTPSFRNQVIIPLLLSPDRDEDLAKLTEQRVPVFSHEIVPDYLRTKPDPEVEEQEKQLSAEAARIGPEVAQKQIQTLNKLCSNLLEKLNNPRDDRDAESAAIRQNKPSFNPADTNALVGAVAFGKGLSKCRPPGPVAPGHPGQGPMMSGGPTLQQVTIGSGSGQQAGMGGPVAPQQQGQPGRRPGELGKMPSSIKTNIKSASGSMHPYNR; translated from the exons ATGCAG caaCGAGAAGAGAAGCAGTTGGAGGCGTCGGTGGAGTCTCTCATTTCTCGGGTCGCTCACGTCAAAAACGCTCTTCACAGTTTCATTTATAAGCTGGAAAACGAATACGAGCGATTAACGTG GCCGTCCGTTTTGGACAACTTCGCTCTTCTGTCTGGTCAGCTGAACACCATCAACAAACTACTCAAGAACGAGAAGACGCCATCCTTTCGCAACCAGGTCATAATACCGCTGCTTCTGTCTCCAGACCGAGACGAGGATTTAGCG AAACTCACAGAGCAGCGTGTCCCCGTCTTCAGCCACGAGATCGTGCCAGATTACCTGCGGACCAAACCCGAtccagaggtggaggagcaggagaaacaGCTGAGTGCCGAGGCAGCGCGAATCGGCCCAGAGGTGGCGCAG AAACAGATCCAGACGTTGAACAAACTGTGTTCCAACCTGCTGGAGAAGCTCAACAATCCTCGTGACGACAGAGACGCGGAGAGCGCAG caATACGACAGAACAAACCGTCCTTCAACCCCGCCGACACTAACGCGTTGGTCGGGGCTGTCGCGTTTGGAAAGGGGCTGTCCAAATGTCGGCCTCCGGGTCCGGTGGCCCCCGGACATCCGGGACAGGGGCCCATGATGAGCGGGGGTCCGACCTTACAGCAGGTCACCATCGGCAGCGGGTCCGGCCAGCAGGCAGGTATGGGAGGACCGGTGGCCCCTCAGCAGCAGGGGCAGCCAGGTAGGAGACCTGGAGAGCTGG gaAAAATGCCGAGCAGCATCAAGACGAACATCAAGTCAGCGTCGGGTTCGATGCACCCGTACAACCGATGA